GATAATGAAATTGGGATGCTTTCTTGGGTAAGTAATTGTCCAGATTTAACCGATTTTGTTATTGATGAGTTTTCGATTTGGTTATTGAATCGATACGATGAAGAGACACTTACTTCTCGTTATCCATTTAATCTAAATGAAAAAGAAGGAAGAAACAATGCAATCCGATCACCTAAAGAAGAGTATGCGGCTGAATTAATGAAGGATATCGGTTACTATATGAGACACCGTTTTGCTCAATATGTAGATACTCTTAGAGGATTTGCAGAAGAATTCGGTGTGAAAGACATCCCATTTGTCGTTAATATTCATGGAACCGGCGGTGGCCGCGGATTTACTTATCCAATTGGTATAAGCCAGCTATATGAATCCTATACACAAGCACCTGGATATCTATCAGGTTCAGATATTTATTTTGGTGATCTAGATATCGTAACCTTTCAAGACTTATATATCATCAACGGTTTCATGGATGCAGTCCATAACCCGGACCAGCCATTGACTTCAGTTGAATTCAACTGTGGGGATGGTAATTTTGGTAATAACTTAGGTTCACGGTATGACGTATCTGCGGCTGACTTTAAAACAAGAATGTGCATTGCTCAAGGAAATCGCTTGTTGAACTATTACTTGTTAACAGGAGGCAGAAATTATCGTCTTGATCAAAAAGTAGGAGACGGAAACGATAGGATTGCAAGCACAGGAGAACGTCATGGTTTTGCAGCACCTGTAAGTCCTGAAGGGGAGCTTAACTATACTTTCCCGCGTATGGCGAGAGCGATCAAAACGATGATGGCCGTTTCAGACAAAATAGCTGTAATGGATGAAGAACGCGATGATGTAGCATTTGCGTTTATCCCTGATTATTACATGACTGAGTACCATTATCCTCATAGTGAAAAAATGAGAGAAATTCTTTCAAACATTGAAGCCAATCGTAATAGAGGGGCATGGGAGATAATGGGTAAATCAATGCTTCTTTCAGGCTATCGTTTCGGGTCAGTTGATATCCAGAACAAGCCTTTATCAGCTAGTGAAATACCTGTATTAGCACTCCCTTCCGCTAGGTACATGGATAGTGAAATCCAAAGAAAGCTTGTTGATTATATGTACGAAGGAGGATGCATTTTCTTATATGGAGAAGTTCCTCTGTTTGATATGGAAGGTAAAGAATGCACGATTCTTGCAGATGCTTTTGGGGTTAAACCAAAAGGAATCTATAGAGACTCACATAGACATTTTCTGTCTCTTTACGCTGAAAACTGGGCAGCACCACGGCCTGAAGTAAGGAGTCATTTTGCACAAACATTTGAAATCAGTCATGCTGTGCCGTTACTGAAGGTTTATGGAAATGATGAAGTTTGTTCATTCGATGTGGCAGTCGGCGATGGACGTGCAATTGTAATGGCCGCTGCCTATTCATGTGATATCGCATTCTTTAAAGAAGGATTTGAAAAGCTCGGTGCAAAAGCGAAGCTCACCCATGATTGTAAGGAACACGGAATCTTTATGACATCCACTTCAAATCATGAAGGTGAGAGATTTATCCATATATTAAATCTTGATGGTTTTAATAAAGAACTGAAAATTTATGATAACGGCGAAGCTTTATTTGGCGGTAAGTCGATTACTCTTCAAAGTAAAGATGGAGTGATGTTACCTGTCAATCTATTGATAAATGAAGGTAAGATTGTATACTCCACAGCCGAAATTACAAAATTTACTGAAAATGCTATTCAGTTCCGTTTAACGCAAAGTCAGGATGTTATTGCATTTGAAACTACCAAGGAAATTGCACCTAATGAGAACTATTCCATTGTGAAGATAGGAGAATTAACACTGGTTAATAGTCAGAAGCACGCAAAGGTTGATGACGCTCTAACCATCTATTTCAAGTAAGTGAGAGGAGATATGTAATGACTTTAGTAACAGACTTTTATAAGGAACTCCCAGCTAATGTAAAAGACTTTTTCGATCGTCAGTATCAAGATTCGTATGCGTTGTTTGATGCTTGTCGTCACTCAAGAACAGGTTTATATGCTGATGCCTATATGACCTTCGGAGAAAATCCTGATTACCGATGCTCTATTGCTGCTACAGGGGTAGGACTAATTAGTCTTGCTGTAGCGGATATGGAGGGATGGGATGAGGAAGCCGCAGAGAAGGCATTGCTTACTTTGCGGGCTTGCCTCGGTGAGGTGGAAGGCTGCCAAATAGCACGTGACACTGCAACCGGATTTTTTGCACATTTCGTTGATATGGAAACAGGTGAAAACCTCCATTCGGAGATATCAACAATTGATACTTCATTGTTAGTAGCTGGAGCACTTTTTGCTGGGCAGCACTTTAAAGATAGGGCTCCTCAGATTGATGAATTGGCTCAAAAGCTT
This Neobacillus sp. YX16 DNA region includes the following protein-coding sequences:
- a CDS encoding beta-galactosidase; translated protein: MIEIQNKQIIIDGKPQIIMCGEIHYYRLDRNDWQDRIDKLKLSGCNAVATYVPWLLHEPVEGEVDLHGKIRPELDLEGFIELCEENDLYFFVRPGPFIMAEMKNEGIPYWVYDKHPEIIPICWDNNPATTPTLDYNAPGFLKEVRNWYKALMEIVTPRLHTNGGNIIAFQLDNEIGMLSWVSNCPDLTDFVIDEFSIWLLNRYDEETLTSRYPFNLNEKEGRNNAIRSPKEEYAAELMKDIGYYMRHRFAQYVDTLRGFAEEFGVKDIPFVVNIHGTGGGRGFTYPIGISQLYESYTQAPGYLSGSDIYFGDLDIVTFQDLYIINGFMDAVHNPDQPLTSVEFNCGDGNFGNNLGSRYDVSAADFKTRMCIAQGNRLLNYYLLTGGRNYRLDQKVGDGNDRIASTGERHGFAAPVSPEGELNYTFPRMARAIKTMMAVSDKIAVMDEERDDVAFAFIPDYYMTEYHYPHSEKMREILSNIEANRNRGAWEIMGKSMLLSGYRFGSVDIQNKPLSASEIPVLALPSARYMDSEIQRKLVDYMYEGGCIFLYGEVPLFDMEGKECTILADAFGVKPKGIYRDSHRHFLSLYAENWAAPRPEVRSHFAQTFEISHAVPLLKVYGNDEVCSFDVAVGDGRAIVMAAAYSCDIAFFKEGFEKLGAKAKLTHDCKEHGIFMTSTSNHEGERFIHILNLDGFNKELKIYDNGEALFGGKSITLQSKDGVMLPVNLLINEGKIVYSTAEITKFTENAIQFRLTQSQDVIAFETTKEIAPNENYSIVKIGELTLVNSQKHAKVDDALTIYFK